A single Streptomyces mirabilis DNA region contains:
- a CDS encoding MFS transporter, whose translation MPKISGLARSDRPSRPRPADSFDRRLIAPMVLGSVLNPINSAMIAVALVPIGAALGAPPAQTAWLVTGLYLATAVGQPVIGRLVDTYGPRRLYLIGTALVGIAGLLGALAPSLGALVAARVLLGFGTSAAYPASMSLTRSEAERTGRDSPAGVLTALAVSAQTVSVVGPTLGGLLIGVGGWRTIFLVNVPLSVACLVLGVLRLPKSPGGRREKRSVDPLGMALFAGLLAALMFFLMKPRAGHWWLLVLAVGAATAFALREVRVAEPFIDLRMLGGNVPMLATFLRQFLSFTTAYAFLYGFTQWLEEGRDLSAATAGLVLLPLSLSALAVSAATGRREAIRGKLVVGSLVQIAACAALLGANSGSAIWLLGAVGIVMGIPQGLNGLANQNALYRQADPARMGSAAGLLRTFMYLGAMVASAADAAVFPHGADTGGLHHLALFMLAGAALLLAVTLLDRSLRTLAPSTPRKA comes from the coding sequence ATGCCCAAGATATCCGGACTCGCTCGCTCCGACCGGCCCTCGCGCCCCCGCCCCGCGGACTCCTTCGACCGGCGGCTGATCGCCCCGATGGTCCTCGGATCCGTACTGAACCCCATCAACTCCGCCATGATCGCGGTGGCGTTGGTGCCGATCGGGGCCGCGCTCGGGGCACCGCCCGCGCAGACGGCCTGGCTGGTCACGGGGCTCTACCTGGCCACCGCCGTGGGGCAGCCCGTCATCGGACGGCTCGTGGACACGTACGGACCTCGTCGTCTCTATCTCATCGGGACGGCGCTCGTGGGGATCGCCGGGCTGCTCGGCGCCCTCGCTCCGAGCCTCGGCGCGCTGGTCGCCGCCCGGGTGCTGCTCGGATTCGGCACCTCCGCGGCGTACCCCGCCTCGATGAGCCTCACCCGCAGTGAGGCCGAGCGCACCGGGCGGGACAGCCCGGCCGGAGTACTGACCGCGCTCGCCGTCTCCGCCCAGACCGTCTCCGTCGTCGGCCCCACCCTGGGCGGACTGCTGATCGGCGTGGGTGGCTGGCGCACCATCTTCCTCGTCAACGTGCCGCTGTCGGTGGCCTGTCTGGTCCTCGGTGTGCTGCGGCTGCCGAAGAGCCCGGGCGGGCGGCGGGAGAAGCGGAGCGTCGACCCGCTCGGCATGGCGCTGTTCGCCGGCCTGCTCGCCGCCCTCATGTTCTTCCTGATGAAACCGCGGGCCGGCCACTGGTGGCTGCTCGTGCTCGCCGTCGGCGCGGCAACGGCCTTCGCCCTGCGGGAGGTTCGCGTCGCCGAGCCGTTCATCGACCTGCGGATGCTCGGCGGCAACGTCCCCATGCTGGCGACCTTCCTGCGTCAATTCCTCAGCTTCACGACGGCGTACGCGTTCCTGTACGGCTTCACGCAGTGGCTGGAGGAGGGGCGGGACCTGTCCGCCGCCACCGCCGGACTCGTACTGCTGCCCCTGTCGCTCAGCGCGCTGGCCGTCTCCGCCGCCACCGGGCGCCGCGAGGCGATCCGGGGCAAGCTCGTCGTGGGCAGTCTGGTTCAGATCGCCGCGTGTGCCGCGCTGTTGGGCGCGAACTCCGGCAGTGCGATCTGGCTGCTCGGCGCCGTCGGGATCGTCATGGGCATCCCGCAGGGCCTCAACGGCCTCGCCAACCAGAACGCCCTCTACCGGCAGGCCGACCCCGCCCGCATGGGCTCCGCGGCCGGACTCCTGCGCACCTTCATGTACCTCGGCGCGATGGTCGCCTCCGCCGCCGACGCGGCCGTCTTCCCCCATGGCGCCGACACCGGGGGCCTGCACCACCTGGCCCTCTTCATGCTCGCCGGAGCCGCGCTGCTCCTGGCGGTGACCCTGCTCGACCGATCCCTGCGCACCCTCGCGCCCTCCACCCCCCGAAAGGCCTGA